From Methanobacterium sp., a single genomic window includes:
- a CDS encoding nucleotidyltransferase domain-containing protein → MDRITDKAVKKWIDGFLEMVNKKYSPEKVLIFGSRARGDHLIDSDVDMIIVSKKFEGINWLERIRDVSADWEGLVLLEQLCYTPEEFEEKKKEIGIVNPAIKEGIELGA, encoded by the coding sequence ATGGATAGAATCACAGATAAAGCTGTTAAAAAATGGATAGATGGTTTTCTGGAGATGGTTAATAAGAAATATTCGCCTGAAAAAGTCCTGATATTTGGAAGCAGAGCCAGAGGTGATCATCTGATTGATAGTGACGTGGATATGATTATAGTGAGCAAAAAATTTGAGGGCATCAACTGGTTGGAAAGAATCAGGGATGTTTCAGCTGACTGGGAAGGTTTAGTGTTGCTGGAACAGCTGTGTTACACTCCTGAAGAATTTGAAGAAAAAAAGAAAGAAATAGGAATTGTTAACCCGGCTATAAAAGAAGGTATAGAATTAGGAGCATGA
- a CDS encoding HEPN domain-containing protein, which produces MLRKLEAEGYIMKLSSSPQQAEDSIKLAERDLEVAKTILDKNYDWAFNIAYNSILQSIRALIFKKGYRTSSRNSHVATLKFAEIFLDEYDVLYFDRMRRKRHRAVYDTAGTISKNEAENAIARAETIIEKVKNLIE; this is translated from the coding sequence ATGTTAAGAAAACTTGAAGCTGAAGGATATATCATGAAATTATCCAGTTCACCTCAGCAGGCTGAAGATTCCATTAAACTTGCAGAAAGAGATCTGGAAGTTGCAAAAACAATTTTAGATAAAAATTATGACTGGGCTTTTAATATAGCTTATAATTCAATTTTACAATCTATCCGTGCTTTAATATTTAAAAAGGGCTACAGAACTTCAAGCAGGAATTCCCATGTAGCTACCCTTAAATTTGCTGAAATATTTTTAGATGAATATGATGTACTTTATTTTGATAGGATGCGTAGAAAACGACATCGGGCAGTTTATGATACTGCAGGCACTATTTCAAAAAATGAAGCTGAAAATGCAATTGCAAGAGCGGAAACGATCATAGAAAAAGTTAAAAATTTAATTGAATGA
- a CDS encoding HEPN domain-containing protein: protein MFLRRLTPEFVTTRYPDAAYGTPYELYDEEVATDILDKSKKVIKWIESQIKLLKNG from the coding sequence ATGTTTTTAAGAAGGTTAACTCCTGAATTCGTCACCACCAGATATCCTGATGCAGCTTATGGAACACCCTACGAACTTTATGATGAAGAAGTTGCCACCGATATTCTAGATAAAAGTAAGAAGGTTATAAAATGGATAGAATCACAGATAAAGCTGTTAAAAAATGGATAG
- a CDS encoding nucleotidyltransferase domain-containing protein, whose amino-acid sequence MLKRIFTSKTRVKILTFFMINPEKEMFVREISRTINENINAVRRELSNLEQIGLLISKKEGNMKYYSVNKDFPIYEELKSIILKTEGVAKIINNNLSQIGEIKLAFIYGSFASGKANIQSDIDIFLVGELNEDQLIKEILKLEKTLSREINYVLFSADEFNQRINDEDPFVTNVLREPKIMIIGDLNVKKT is encoded by the coding sequence ATGCTGAAGAGGATTTTTACTTCAAAAACAAGAGTTAAAATTTTAACATTCTTCATGATAAATCCTGAAAAAGAAATGTTTGTAAGAGAAATTTCAAGAACCATTAACGAAAATATTAATGCTGTTAGACGAGAGTTATCAAATCTAGAACAAATTGGGCTTTTAATAAGTAAAAAAGAAGGTAATATGAAATATTATTCTGTAAACAAGGATTTTCCAATATATGAAGAATTAAAGAGCATTATTTTAAAAACCGAAGGGGTAGCAAAGATTATTAACAACAATTTAAGTCAAATAGGTGAAATTAAACTGGCATTTATATATGGTTCCTTTGCATCTGGAAAAGCAAATATACAAAGTGATATAGATATTTTTTTAGTAGGAGAGCTGAATGAGGATCAACTAATAAAGGAAATTTTAAAGCTTGAAAAAACATTATCAAGGGAAATAAACTACGTTTTATTCAGTGCAGATGAATTTAATCAGAGAATAAATGATGAAGATCCATTTGTTACTAACGTTTTAAGAGAACCAAAAATAATGATAATTGGAGATTTAAATGTTAAGAAAACTTGA